A portion of the Longimicrobium sp. genome contains these proteins:
- a CDS encoding DUF4105 domain-containing protein: MALLGGILWWRNTRPSHERVWRPEQAVLPSVAFDGSRVHVRNVRDFTFRSATDFTPGYRDRTYDLGRMKRVWFGLSPFNTDWRGPAHTFLSFEFSDGQFVSVSVEARREAGEEYSIWKGLLRRFEVIYVIAEERDVIGVRAVTWKDAVYLYPAKATPDQARALFVDMMKHAQRLEREPEFYNTLWNNCTTSILEPVNRIATEKIPFGVRVVLPGYSDKLAMDHGLLDTDLPLEQARAKFQVNERAQAAIHAPDFSTRIRS; the protein is encoded by the coding sequence ATGGCACTCCTGGGCGGCATCCTCTGGTGGCGGAACACGCGGCCGTCGCACGAGCGGGTGTGGCGGCCGGAGCAGGCCGTGCTGCCGAGCGTGGCCTTCGACGGCAGCCGCGTGCACGTGAGGAACGTGCGCGACTTCACCTTTCGCTCTGCCACCGACTTCACCCCCGGGTACCGCGACCGCACCTACGACCTGGGCCGGATGAAGCGCGTGTGGTTCGGCCTGTCGCCCTTCAACACCGACTGGCGCGGGCCGGCGCACACCTTTCTGTCGTTCGAGTTCTCCGACGGGCAGTTCGTCAGCGTGTCGGTGGAGGCGCGGCGGGAGGCGGGTGAGGAGTACTCCATCTGGAAGGGCTTGCTGCGGCGGTTCGAGGTGATCTACGTCATCGCCGAGGAGCGCGACGTGATCGGCGTGCGCGCGGTGACGTGGAAGGACGCCGTCTACCTGTATCCCGCCAAGGCGACGCCGGACCAGGCCCGCGCGCTGTTCGTGGACATGATGAAGCACGCGCAGCGTCTGGAGCGCGAGCCCGAGTTCTACAACACGCTCTGGAACAACTGTACGACCAGCATCCTGGAGCCGGTGAACCGCATTGCCACCGAGAAGATTCCGTTCGGCGTGCGCGTGGTGCTTCCCGGCTACTCCGACAAGCTGGCGATGGACCACGGGCTGCTGGACACGGATCTGCCGCTGGAGCAGGCGCGTGCGAAGTTCCAGGTCAACGAGCGCGCCCAAGCCGCCATCCACGCACCGGACTTCTCCACGCGCATCCGCTCGTGA